From Xyrauchen texanus isolate HMW12.3.18 chromosome 44, RBS_HiC_50CHRs, whole genome shotgun sequence:
TTATCTTACGCAAATGGGGCGTCTTCATTTCGGCCAAAATACAGGACGTCCTGGCTAATAAGGAACAGATGGCATCCCTTATTGTGGTTGAATACAGATCAACTATTGCTCAACACACTCTATATTGATGGTTTGCGAGCCCCTAGTGGTTCACGGTGGAACTGCAGGGAGTTTGTGAGATTCTCgtagaaatgcatatggacaattataaaaataatttaaaaaaatatataagatcataGAGGTTCTCACATGACAAAAATGTACTtcaggcttaaaggaatattcggggttcaatacaagttaagctcaattgatattgattaccaccaaagATAATATCAACTCCCCCCTCAATTATTTAAatagcacctattatggttttaaaCATGcctgattttgttttaaaggtctcatataATAGATTTActtgcatccaaggtcaaaaaacacttaagtttgctcataatttaaattgcacgaatcaatgatccgttctaaagcattcattctaaactccgcctgtcagagagcatactctgctctgattggtcagatgtcccagtctgttgtgattggtctaccacttggtgtagtgtttgagggcgggtcaaagctgttcgcgagcagccaatgaagaccagaggcgggttttttgttaccaaatgacGTAGGTTAGGACAGGAAGTATGTCTGGAATTACTAACatctcgtttcaggtgttcagaatctgAAATTTTTTACATTCACATACAGTGATATAACACACCACATGAATGgtcatatttgaaaaaccatagtaggtgctctttaaaaaaaactaaaagcaaaaattgtggttccagtgagacacttacaatggaagtcaatggggacagtccataaatgctaaaatatgcaccgtttcaaaattatagacacaagatgtaaacaacatgtgtgttaacatggttttacggtcataaaatcacttactaaccgcatcagtgtaacgttatagccaattttaccaactttgttgccatgacgacataatgccgattttatcgcactaaaatcacGTTAGCATGTATATCATATACGTCTTGTGTctacacttttgaaacggtgagtattttaatgtttacagatttaccccattgacttccattgtaagtgtcgcACTGTAATCGCGATTTTTGCGTGTTTTTCAAATAAATGACGGACGAGTCtgaattattttctgttgtaatcgacattatgccacaaatgctgttgatcgatctcaacttgtaatgaacccagaaAATTCGGAAACATTTAACGCAATGTTCCCAATCGACAGTTCGCAAAACCGTAGCGTCCATGATGGAACTGCAGGGCAaatgcaattttatatatatatagttttcatttaaatataatacaattaagtAACATGCAAATGTGTTGTGATATTCATGTACAGGTTAACATAACTTGAAAGctcaataaaaaatgttgtatCCCTGGTTTAATGTAATGTTCCCTTAATCTTGACTGGCAGGCTGGCCCATATCCTAGTCTCTTATCACACCCATACAAGCATCTCTTTGACTAACTTTGAACTCTTTTTTATGTAACAGCACATTCTCCTCTCCGAAAGAGCTCGTTATCACGACTGACAATAGAGAAGCTGCAAGACATGGAATGAGCTCACCCAACCCCACCCGGCTATTAATACAGAAGAGAACacacatttcaatgtaaaaagaGAGACAAGCACCTCTATTTGTTCAGTCTGTTTCAGAGGCCCCAACAGGAAGAGCTTTCAGCGGAGACAGAGTACTAAAAGAAAAGCACCCCCCTCCCTCGCCCCAGCATGAGTCTCATTTCTTTCCATATTTAGCCACATGAGATCATAGACAATCACCGTCTTAAGAATTATTAGGAGCTGATAAATGAGCATGCTCAAATATGACTAGCATAGAACAAAGTGGACCGTTATTGTTTTGCCAGACCTCCCGTGTTCGTGATTTGAAGCTTCACCGTTTTGCATTTCACCTTCAGGTTATTTGTCAATTGTATTTGAGAGCGTCTATGGAAAAGCCTTAGATATGCCACAAGACATATTCAACCATATTAAAACTTCAGAAGTCAGTTTGGTACTTTGGTTTCTACGGCATCTATGGAAAAGTCTGTTTTGGATGTGCTACGGTTAGATTTCTATGGCAGCCAATCTTATTTTCACCGGCCATggtaaattgtttaattgaagtCAGTAAACAGTCAAGTCATCTTCGTTATTGATGCAAGTTTTAATTGGATGAGACAAGTTCCTTTGCTCAATCATACACAGTTACAGTACATCTCTGCCCGACTCTAGAAGGTCAAGATAACCATTGCAGCGGGTGTGATTGATTGGCCCGACTACTTGTTTATATAAGATAAGAGAAAATAGCCGAAAGGTCAACAATCACAGGCTATCTGAGCATtatctcattcactctctctatCGAAAACAACAGCAAATGAAAGTTTAGAGTACAAATGAGGAAAAGTCCAATTTAACAGTGAGAATTCACAGTCATTGTTGATATAAAACAGGTATTTTGCAAGTACAGattaaaaaaatggtttaaaatgttAGCTAGCGTCCTCTCTGGTAAAACAACTTCATACAGAGGCATAGAAAAAGACAGAAATCATCATGTATAGCCGCGCACTGACaaacacacaatatattttcaatttaaatcTATATACAGATTCCTTCACTAAACAGTTGCTTTAAACACAGCTAGTTGCACTTCCACTGGAAGCAAATTGCATTTCAGTGCCACCAATAAATGCTGCCCATAAcgttgaaaaaagaaaattgcacaaaacatcttaaaagtTCATAGTTGGTCTCGGTTTTACAGTAGAACGGTTAAAGTCAAGGCCACAAACGTGACAAACGCAGACGCCCACATTCTGACGCTGATTGAGCGATACCATCGGACTTCTTGGGAGTCGTCTGCAaggaaaacaatatataaaaaatgagatTAATATGCATGGAGAACTTGCAAATGCAATTTGAGCAAATAGGCTAACTAGTGCATACTTAGGAGAGTCCTGAATAATCCTTTGTTGTTAGTTTGAACGATCTAAACGCCAATCAATTCACAATGCTGGAGGTGAGAACGGTCTCCACGGCCTATTGTTGATTATCTGCAACTAGACCAGTTACAACCGCTTTGAAGGATATTAGGTGCGTGTCTGCTAACATGTGATCAACCAGTTTGGATTTTGTAGAGAGAAATGTGCGGCTACGCTCAAAGGAAAAATTTGGTGATAAAATCCAAGTCTGGGAGGAGCGTCgtgttaatttgtataacttcAAATAATATGCCGGCATGGTTTGCTTGTTATGATTTTCTCAATTTtccatttgtattttttgcatcACATTTATAGTGTCTTTCAGTGCCATAATTTTGCCTATACtccctttttttaaatctgtatttgttaaacacaatttatttatttagctaagACAAAACATGCCCAATCTGTCCATTCAATTCGCATGCATTGATCAACTCACCACAGTTGTTGCTGAAAACATGCGGGAAGCAATGCAGAAGTCCATATCCACATCTGCAATACGAACAACCTTTCTGTACCCACTCTCCGTGTGGAATGACACCACAATCCCTGTTTAtaaaaacaacatcaacaaaTATAGTCATATAAAAACATTGCTTGACACCAAAAACTTGATTATGGCTAACTATTGACCTCAGAGTTTACCTGACACGTTCATCATATTCACAACTCCGACCAGTGAAATATTTCGGGCATGCACAAAAGCTTCCTAATATGCACGTTCCTCCGTTCTTACAGCAGGTACGGCTTTGTGTAGCAACTGGAATGAGAAACAGCAAATAAAGATATTAATTACATGTAAGCAGCAGCCCCTTCCTGCAATATTTATGACTTGACATTTAAACATCTGTTTCCAAACACAACACTAACCATTCAGTGACACTGTGCAGGCCGATACGCTTCACAGCACTGGAATTCCCATTTATAAAAAGAAATATCCAGCTAAATAAAGACAAATTGAACCAAAATGctcaaaataaacagctttttaattaatttgagttTTTAATATGGTTTCTGACTGTAACTGATGTTGTGCAATTAATGTGAAAGCGAATAAGGATTTTACTGTATGATAATTATTCCTGtgcatgtatattttatttaaccaGGGGCATtgcaattattatttatacatttctacATTTGTCCAAGATATTATCGTTGtgtttttcattttgcttctcaagtaaaaatatattgttttaagttatatataataatttttcaaattttttcaatattttttgtaggtttattcaagtaaaaaaataataataataataataataatgtgtatatatatatatatatattttgtctttttatgttAATGAGTTTAAAGCCATTTTGATATTTGTTTCTGGAGTTTAAAGTAAAAAGTGCCATGTGGTGTAACCGTCCGGAGACTGTAAATAAACATCAAAGTCTTATTAAACGATGACATAAAAGCTGAATAATCTATTATTATTGTTTCTTaagaaaataagcagtgaaacaattatgataaatatttaaaaaactttgGGCCATGCGGTGTAACCAACATGTTGGTAgcaattttgttgtcatgtgacaaataataaaaaaagagactCTCTTTAGACCTgcaagactgtgtgtgtgaagctttaacaattaatacaattaaagttACAAACACTCTCATATATTCAAGGTACAAGGACACTAACGTCATACTTTTTActtgagagatatatatatatatatatatatatatatatatatacacattaaaatgctataaacatttttacaaaatgtgtaaaaaaaaaaaaaaaccttaactaAAATATCACGTCTACGAACTTATCACGtgttttaagatatttaaaatactttaaatacttttttaaaataaatagattCATCACCTccgacaaccttatttgtcaatgacacattaatacatattttatttgacTGGAAAACGGtacaaaaatagtatatatatatatatatataattatttatcattatttttttacGGTTCATCCATCCCAGGGTTGCTGTAATAatgtcaatttcaatttaaaagtactttattggcatgattatgtttacatacaatattgccaaagcattaatacacaaaacagatactgacaagacaaataataatgataagatagaataaaaataaaaatgtctcacCTCCGGTTAGTCCAATGAAGGGTAACACGGCCTCCGCGTTGCGGTGTCGTTGCGTCGTTTCCGTGTTCATTTCGTTAAACTTATTCAAGAACTCCGAGTGTTGATTTGGTTTTCCAGACACTCCGACTTTCTCACATTTTGACCCCTCACACCCTGAGAAACAAACATGAATCAATGTTAAAAAGAAGCGTCCGTTGATACAGATATAAACACGGAGCGTAAAATGATTCACAGCGCGCAAAAGATTCGAATCGCGAATCGAATGATTTGAACTTTACCTGATTCAGAAGAAACCGCCTGAAACACAAGCACCGCGGAGAGCAAGAACCTGCAGgcgaaaaaaagaaacaaaagttaGATTAAGTACGTGCATCGAGGGGAAAGTGAAATAATTCGCTTATCCAAAATAAATGTGCAACATTTCCTCACCTGAACAGAGAATTCATCATCCCGTTCAAAATACACCTAAAACGATCTGCCCAATACTAATACTGATCCTAAACCATCAACACATCTGCAGTCTCGTCCAGACACCAAATAAACCAGATCACCCTCTCCAGAGTCTGTTATTTATCTTTAGTGGCCGACCAGGCGCTCCCTCATGACGCGCAATTAACACCTGTAAACCCCTCCCATAGATATACATGAGAtcccaaactctctctctctctctctctctctctctctctctctctctcgatttcgattttcaattttaaagtactttattggcatgattgcgtttaaatacaatattgccaaagcatcaataCATAAAACAGATACTGACAAGACaaatcatttctctctctctctctctctctctctctctctctctctctctcacacacacacacacacacacacacactctctctctctctctcacacacacacacacactctctctctctctctctctctctcacacacacacacacacacacactctctctctctcacacacacacacacacacacacacacacacacacacacacacacacacacacacacactcactctctctctctctctctcacacacacacacacacacacactctctctctctctctctctctctcacacacacacacacacactctctctctctagcacacacacacactctctcacacacacacactcacacacactcacacacacacacatacacacacactctctctcgctctagcacacacacacacactctctctcacacacactcactcacacacacacacacacacacacacacacacactcacatacacacacactctctctctctctctctctctagcacacacacacacactcactcacacgcacacacacactctatctctctctctctcacacacactctctctctctctctctctagcacacacacacacactcactcacacgcacacacacactctatctctctctctctctctcacacatgcactcacacacactcactcacacacacacacacacacactcactcacatacacacacacagactcactcacacacacacacacactcacacacacacactctcactcacacacacactcactcacatacacactcacactcacacacacgcacacacactcacacattctctctctctctctctctcacacac
This genomic window contains:
- the LOC127636440 gene encoding cryptic protein-like, with the translated sequence MMNSLFRFLLSAVLVFQAVSSESGCEGSKCEKVGVSGKPNQHSEFLNKFNEMNTETTQRHRNAEAVLPFIGLTGVATQSRTCCKNGGTCILGSFCACPKYFTGRSCEYDERVRDCGVIPHGEWVQKGCSYCRCGYGLLHCFPHVFSNNCDDSQEVRWYRSISVRMWASAFVTFVALTLTVLL